The Pricia mediterranea genome includes a window with the following:
- a CDS encoding RagB/SusD family nutrient uptake outer membrane protein: MNRKKLLILPLVLLSITMACDDYLEEELVSDVSAGQYYTDEAGLEDALVATYSWLKGFYGPERGFTMTTFGTDIFTNGSDGSHKAINLYDGSLNASQSYMNEAWRDWYRGINQANAVLNRATDIEMDEAKKTLRLAEARWLRAFYYFDIVRTYGDAYLTLDETTGVETEVDRSPASEIYAQAIVPDLEFAIANLENPGDTEYGRTHKAAAEFLLAKVLLRRSYTDYAAGDDASRAETLLSNVINNYGFELLDNYGNLWDITNQENSEIVWNLTISKSAVDDGTDDEGHRGHLYFLMEYDKERGMSRDVANGRPWKRFRPTDFFLDLFNRDIDTRYDQGFKHVWYANQEVSDDRGNLMVGDTAIYIPGPGKDVNWPQARKDAAPYLVFTEEDYTERIYPTVKKWLDPTRPDRQKEQGQRDVVLMRLADAYLLRAEAKLQQNNPGGAADDINVVRTRAAVEGEESAMQITAADVDLEFLLNERAREMYGEHARWFDLTRTRTLVERVRLHNPQAAPNIQDYHVLRPIGQDQIDRTVGGYPQNPGYPQ, translated from the coding sequence ATGAATAGAAAAAAATTACTGATTTTGCCACTGGTGTTGTTATCCATCACCATGGCATGCGACGATTACCTGGAAGAGGAACTGGTCTCGGACGTCTCCGCAGGTCAATACTACACCGATGAAGCAGGTCTGGAAGATGCTTTGGTCGCTACATACTCTTGGCTGAAGGGATTCTACGGCCCCGAACGTGGCTTTACCATGACCACTTTTGGCACGGATATTTTCACCAACGGGTCCGACGGCAGTCATAAGGCCATCAACCTATATGACGGGTCCTTGAACGCCTCCCAAAGCTATATGAACGAAGCTTGGCGCGATTGGTACCGTGGCATCAATCAGGCCAACGCGGTACTGAACAGGGCGACCGACATCGAAATGGACGAGGCCAAGAAAACCTTGCGCCTGGCAGAGGCACGTTGGTTAAGGGCCTTTTATTATTTTGATATCGTACGTACCTACGGCGATGCATACCTGACTCTCGATGAGACCACCGGGGTAGAAACGGAGGTGGACCGTTCTCCTGCCTCGGAAATCTACGCGCAGGCCATCGTTCCCGATCTGGAGTTTGCGATTGCCAATCTAGAAAATCCGGGAGACACCGAATACGGAAGGACGCACAAGGCAGCAGCGGAATTTTTGTTGGCCAAGGTGTTGTTACGCCGCAGTTACACCGACTATGCCGCCGGCGATGATGCCTCTAGGGCAGAGACGTTGCTATCCAATGTCATAAACAATTACGGTTTTGAGTTATTGGATAATTATGGTAATCTTTGGGATATCACCAATCAAGAGAATTCGGAAATTGTCTGGAACCTCACCATTTCAAAGTCCGCCGTAGACGATGGCACCGATGATGAGGGCCACCGTGGTCATCTTTACTTTTTAATGGAATACGACAAGGAGCGGGGCATGTCACGTGACGTGGCCAATGGAAGGCCCTGGAAACGCTTTCGGCCAACGGATTTCTTTTTAGACCTGTTCAATAGGGATATCGATACCCGCTACGATCAAGGTTTTAAACATGTATGGTATGCGAATCAGGAGGTATCCGACGACCGGGGCAATTTGATGGTGGGCGATACCGCCATTTACATACCCGGACCCGGAAAGGATGTCAATTGGCCCCAAGCCAGAAAAGATGCTGCGCCCTATCTGGTATTTACCGAAGAAGATTACACCGAACGTATCTACCCGACCGTTAAGAAATGGCTGGACCCTACCCGTCCAGATCGTCAGAAGGAACAAGGACAACGGGATGTGGTCTTAATGCGCTTGGCGGATGCTTATCTTCTCAGGGCCGAAGCCAAATTACAGCAGAACAACCCCGGTGGGGCGGCCGACGATATCAACGTGGTACGTACCCGGGCCGCCGTCGAGGGGGAGGAGTCGGCCATGCAGATTACCGCGGCCGATGTGGATCTGGAATTTCTCCTGAACGAGCGTGCTCGGGAGATGTACGGCGAACACGCCCGATGGTTCGACCTGACCCGGACCCGCACACTGGTGGAGCGCGTGAGACTGCACAACCCGCAGGCGGCACCCAACATTCAAGATTATCATGTGCTGCGACCCATCGGACAGGATCAGATCGATAGAACCGTGGGAGGTTATCCCCAGAACCCGGGCTATCCGCAATAA
- a CDS encoding SusC/RagA family TonB-linked outer membrane protein, with protein sequence MQNTNTIHLTMVVAIFSLHTTFAQVSGTVMDENNAPLPGASVVVKGTVTGTTTDFDGNYEIAADGTDNLVFSYVGYKTQEVSIDGRSTVDVQLVVDASQLEEVVVVGYGTQKKGEVTGSISTIGSESIEKIATSNSVDAIKGQVAGVDIQANGGRPGENSTVRIRGRRSISASNDPLYVIDGIPQISGNASVSDINPQDIESMNVLKDAAATAIYGSRGANGVILITTKRGRLGADTKVRYSTHYGVTSATRLVDMMNGEEYAAMKRESRRRGANEGDPNWNGTIPADEVVFDDPIELESLAQGRSTDYLDLVLNNGYQTNHQVSVSGGSEKTNFNTSVGYFNEQGIIKTMDFERFTGRLNLDHKISDVFKVGMSFTVSHSIQNYGSNAVMGEALSNNPLGVPYDENGDLLFLPTNDGIRTNPLSELVPGAYIDERKVTRIFAPVYLDINIAEGIKWTTNFGPDIRYYRRGEFRGSLTNDNRGGPGDAEVENIQNFGYTLENILNINKTINEKHNIGVTLLQSIQSSREERFYSEVASIPYEQQQFYNMATASVKGDIESNLEEWTLASFMGRVNYDFEGKYLFQASLRADGSSRLAPGNQWDYFPGVSAGWRISQEDFLQNSNTISDLKLRISYGEVGNTSVDPYQTQGTLTTSDYAFGETPVLGQRLDKLSNNQLGWEVSKTIDVGFDYGLWTNRVTGSFDYFSTETSNLLLERALSPAIGFDDVFQNVGATATKGVEFSINGDIIRNPEGLNWNLAFNIASYKEEITELPLKDENGNSLDDLGNRWFIGSPVNVFYDYEKVGIYQIDEQALATSAESKVPGEIKLGDQNGDGIITDADRIILGTDIPDYYGGITNTFNYKNWDLSFFFYFRQGQMIRSRFHDSNNNLFGRYNNLDVDYWTIDNPTNDQPRPNQNQEFPENSSTRSYFDGSYIKLRNLQLGYNFPSSLTEKLNLSNMRLYLAGQNLWFISDYETFDPEVSEDNDDGGGGVSSSTVPSNKMFSVGLNVTF encoded by the coding sequence ATGCAAAACACCAATACAATCCACCTGACGATGGTAGTCGCCATATTTTCGCTTCATACCACCTTCGCACAGGTATCGGGTACGGTAATGGACGAAAATAACGCTCCGTTGCCCGGGGCAAGTGTCGTCGTCAAAGGGACGGTGACAGGTACGACCACTGACTTTGACGGCAACTATGAAATTGCCGCCGACGGAACCGATAATCTAGTCTTCAGCTATGTCGGTTACAAGACCCAGGAAGTATCTATAGATGGCCGATCGACGGTCGATGTCCAGTTGGTGGTCGATGCGAGCCAACTTGAAGAGGTCGTCGTAGTGGGTTACGGAACCCAGAAAAAAGGCGAGGTTACCGGTTCGATCTCAACTATAGGTTCCGAATCCATCGAAAAGATTGCCACCTCGAACAGTGTCGATGCCATTAAGGGCCAAGTGGCAGGGGTCGACATTCAGGCGAACGGAGGCCGACCCGGTGAAAATTCAACGGTACGCATTCGCGGCCGGCGTTCTATTTCAGCGTCGAACGACCCGCTATATGTAATAGACGGCATCCCACAAATCAGCGGCAACGCTTCCGTGTCGGACATCAATCCGCAGGATATCGAATCGATGAACGTGCTCAAAGATGCCGCCGCCACCGCAATTTATGGGTCTCGGGGCGCGAACGGCGTCATACTGATCACTACAAAACGAGGACGCTTGGGCGCGGATACCAAAGTTCGATATAGTACGCATTACGGGGTGACCTCGGCAACGCGCTTAGTCGATATGATGAACGGGGAGGAATACGCCGCTATGAAACGTGAATCGCGACGCAGGGGAGCGAACGAGGGCGACCCGAATTGGAACGGTACCATTCCGGCCGACGAGGTAGTTTTTGACGATCCTATCGAACTGGAATCCTTGGCCCAGGGGCGATCGACCGACTATTTAGATTTGGTGCTGAACAACGGTTATCAGACCAACCATCAGGTAAGCGTCAGTGGGGGATCGGAAAAGACCAATTTCAATACTTCGGTGGGCTACTTTAATGAACAGGGAATCATCAAGACAATGGATTTTGAACGCTTTACCGGCCGGTTGAACCTAGATCATAAGATCAGCGATGTATTTAAGGTAGGTATGTCCTTTACCGTATCGCATTCCATCCAAAATTATGGATCGAACGCAGTGATGGGCGAAGCACTATCGAACAACCCCTTGGGGGTGCCCTACGATGAGAATGGCGATCTGCTTTTTTTGCCTACCAACGACGGTATCCGAACCAATCCGCTTAGTGAACTGGTGCCCGGCGCGTACATCGACGAACGCAAGGTCACCCGGATTTTCGCCCCGGTATATCTCGATATCAATATCGCCGAAGGTATCAAGTGGACCACCAATTTCGGTCCCGATATCCGGTATTATAGAAGGGGCGAGTTCAGGGGCAGCTTGACCAATGACAACCGCGGGGGACCGGGGGATGCCGAGGTGGAGAACATACAAAATTTCGGCTATACCTTGGAAAACATATTGAATATCAATAAGACCATAAACGAAAAACACAATATTGGGGTGACCCTGCTGCAGAGTATCCAGAGCTCGAGGGAAGAGCGCTTTTACAGTGAGGTAGCGAGCATTCCGTACGAGCAGCAGCAGTTCTATAACATGGCTACGGCATCGGTAAAGGGGGATATCGAATCGAATCTGGAGGAATGGACACTGGCGTCGTTTATGGGAAGGGTCAATTACGATTTCGAGGGGAAGTACCTTTTCCAAGCCTCATTACGGGCGGATGGATCTTCAAGACTGGCCCCAGGCAATCAGTGGGACTATTTCCCCGGTGTTTCGGCGGGATGGCGTATCTCCCAAGAGGATTTTCTGCAGAATTCCAACACGATTTCCGATTTAAAACTTAGGATATCGTACGGGGAAGTGGGCAACACCTCGGTAGATCCCTATCAGACCCAAGGTACCTTGACCACTTCGGATTATGCCTTTGGCGAAACCCCGGTATTGGGACAGCGCCTGGATAAGCTTTCCAATAATCAACTCGGGTGGGAGGTGTCCAAAACCATCGATGTCGGTTTTGACTACGGACTCTGGACCAATCGGGTAACCGGTTCGTTCGATTATTTTTCCACGGAAACAAGTAATCTGCTGCTCGAAAGGGCGCTATCTCCCGCCATAGGTTTTGACGACGTGTTCCAAAACGTGGGAGCCACGGCGACCAAAGGGGTCGAGTTCAGTATCAACGGAGATATCATTCGTAACCCGGAGGGCCTTAACTGGAACCTGGCATTTAACATCGCCAGCTACAAGGAAGAAATTACCGAACTACCCCTAAAGGACGAAAATGGGAATTCCCTCGACGATCTGGGCAACCGGTGGTTCATCGGTAGCCCGGTGAATGTCTTTTACGATTACGAGAAGGTAGGCATCTATCAAATCGACGAACAGGCCTTGGCCACCAGTGCGGAAAGCAAGGTGCCCGGAGAGATCAAGTTGGGAGACCAGAACGGGGACGGAATTATTACCGATGCGGACCGTATCATTCTAGGCACGGACATCCCCGACTATTACGGAGGTATCACCAATACCTTCAACTATAAGAATTGGGACCTGAGTTTCTTTTTCTACTTCCGGCAGGGACAGATGATACGCTCCCGGTTCCACGACAGCAATAACAACCTGTTCGGCCGATACAATAACTTGGATGTCGATTATTGGACCATTGACAATCCGACTAACGATCAGCCCAGGCCGAACCAGAACCAAGAGTTTCCCGAAAACTCTTCGACCCGATCGTATTTTGACGGCAGTTACATCAAACTTAGAAATTTGCAGCTGGGGTATAACTTTCCGAGTTCCTTGACCGAAAAATTGAACCTCTCGAACATGCGGCTGTATTTGGCCGGTCAAAACCTGTGGTTTATTTCCGATTATGAAACCTTCGACCCTGAAGTTTCCGAGGACAACGATGATGGAGGGGGAGGTGTATCGAGCAGTACGGTACCAAGCAACAAGATGTTTTCTGTGGGCCTCAACGTAACTTTTTAG
- a CDS encoding 3-keto-disaccharide hydrolase: protein MSLLSLFMLVFLLSCNQGPKDDTPWVDLFDGETLNGFSQKGGEAEYEVREGMIVGSTVHDTPNSFMATDKMYGDFILELDYKVDSTMNSGIQIRSNSFPWYRDGRVHGYQIEIDPSDRAWSAGIYDEGRRGWLNPLPDNPEAQQAFKQNDWNHYRIEAIGDTIQTWINGVPAANLIDDKTSEGFIALQVHSIPKENMAGTEIMWKNIKILTDSLSKYNKTSPIPPVTTKNTLTASEKDSGWKLLWDGETTDGWRGARLDEFPEKGWRIEDGVLSVLSSGGEESAAGGDIVTEDLYGNFELMVDFKLTEGANSGIKYFVDTDLNRGPGSSIGLEYQILDDERHPDAKKGNHEGSRTVASLYDLIQADPDKPINPIGEWNTARIVSDGSHVEHWLNGVKVLEYERKGPEYKKLVSESKYDKWPNFGESDEGHILLQDHGDLVSFRNIKIKTLNEENE from the coding sequence ATGAGCTTACTTTCCCTTTTTATGCTGGTTTTTCTATTGTCCTGCAATCAGGGTCCTAAAGACGACACACCCTGGGTGGACCTCTTTGACGGGGAGACCTTGAACGGGTTCAGTCAAAAAGGCGGCGAGGCCGAATACGAGGTCCGTGAGGGAATGATTGTTGGAAGTACGGTCCACGACACCCCAAACTCTTTTATGGCTACGGACAAGATGTACGGGGATTTTATTTTGGAGTTGGATTATAAGGTGGACTCCACCATGAACTCCGGTATCCAAATTAGAAGCAATAGTTTTCCATGGTACCGGGATGGGCGGGTACACGGCTACCAAATCGAAATTGATCCTTCCGATAGGGCGTGGAGTGCCGGTATCTATGACGAAGGGCGACGGGGGTGGCTCAATCCGCTGCCGGATAATCCCGAAGCGCAGCAAGCATTTAAGCAGAACGATTGGAACCATTATAGGATTGAAGCTATCGGCGATACGATCCAGACCTGGATTAACGGGGTGCCTGCGGCAAACTTGATCGATGACAAAACATCGGAAGGGTTTATTGCCTTACAGGTGCACAGTATTCCCAAAGAAAACATGGCTGGTACGGAAATCATGTGGAAAAATATCAAAATACTGACGGATAGTCTGTCCAAATACAACAAAACCTCACCCATTCCTCCGGTTACCACCAAGAATACGCTTACCGCGTCGGAAAAGGACAGTGGCTGGAAGCTGCTCTGGGACGGAGAGACCACGGACGGCTGGCGCGGTGCCCGACTCGACGAATTTCCCGAGAAAGGCTGGAGAATCGAGGACGGGGTCTTGAGCGTACTGTCCTCGGGCGGGGAAGAATCGGCCGCCGGCGGAGACATCGTGACCGAGGACCTGTATGGGAATTTCGAACTGATGGTCGATTTCAAGCTGACCGAAGGCGCCAATAGCGGCATCAAATATTTTGTGGATACCGATTTGAACAGGGGGCCAGGTTCGTCTATCGGACTCGAATATCAGATTTTGGACGATGAGCGGCATCCCGATGCCAAAAAGGGCAATCACGAAGGCAGCCGTACCGTAGCCTCGTTGTACGATTTGATTCAGGCCGATCCGGACAAGCCCATAAATCCCATCGGGGAGTGGAACACGGCGCGTATCGTATCTGACGGCAGCCATGTCGAGCATTGGTTGAACGGGGTAAAAGTGCTGGAATACGAACGCAAAGGTCCCGAGTACAAAAAACTGGTCTCGGAAAGCAAATACGACAAATGGCCTAATTTCGGGGAATCCGATGAAGGGCATATCCTGCTACAGGACCATGGCGATTTGGTTTCTTTTCGGAATATTAAAATCAAGACGCTGAACGAGGAAAATGAATAA
- a CDS encoding Gfo/Idh/MocA family protein: MSENRRNFIKKASVGAAGIAFGGSLNAMSLSSYRRVWGANDQINCAVIGVRSRAKAHFEAIKQDPNAKVLYSCDVDDTIIEEHNAWCKKNIGYIPKVEKDFRKILEDKDVDAIFIATPEHWHAPMAIAGLKAGKHVYVEKPCSHNPHENQLLVDAQKKYGKKVQMGNQQRSANTSIMAVKEINEGIIGDVYKGEAYYSNNRGSIGTGKKIEVPPTLDWEMWQGPAPREDYRDNIHPYNWHWFRNWGTGEVHNNGTHEIDICRWALGVGLPDSVTSFGGKYTYDDDWEFVDNQQLTFKYPDDKFITWTGHSRGVIMPDQPGRGSTIYGSEGIITLARDGYRLYDLGGKLIKEEKESGSQSAGTNTRGGGGLDANHIGNFFAAIREDKSLHSDIHDASVSTMLCHLGNMAQDAGETLQVDAATGKVTNNDKVMQDWWKREYADGWEPSV; the protein is encoded by the coding sequence ATGTCAGAAAATAGAAGAAATTTCATCAAAAAGGCGTCTGTCGGCGCCGCCGGTATCGCTTTTGGAGGTAGCTTGAACGCTATGTCGCTTTCTAGTTACCGCCGGGTATGGGGTGCCAACGACCAGATCAATTGCGCAGTCATCGGGGTACGGAGCCGGGCGAAGGCCCATTTTGAGGCCATAAAGCAAGATCCGAACGCCAAGGTACTCTATAGTTGTGATGTAGACGATACCATTATAGAAGAGCATAATGCCTGGTGCAAAAAAAATATCGGTTACATTCCCAAGGTGGAGAAGGATTTCAGGAAAATTTTGGAGGACAAGGATGTCGATGCCATCTTTATCGCCACCCCCGAGCACTGGCACGCGCCCATGGCCATAGCAGGACTCAAGGCGGGGAAACATGTCTATGTCGAAAAGCCTTGCAGCCATAATCCCCATGAAAACCAGCTTTTGGTCGACGCCCAAAAAAAATACGGCAAGAAAGTACAAATGGGCAACCAGCAGCGTTCCGCAAATACGTCCATCATGGCGGTCAAGGAAATCAACGAGGGTATCATCGGTGATGTATATAAGGGCGAGGCCTATTATTCGAACAATAGGGGCTCTATCGGAACCGGAAAGAAAATCGAAGTTCCCCCGACCTTGGATTGGGAAATGTGGCAGGGCCCCGCACCACGGGAAGACTACCGCGATAACATCCACCCTTACAATTGGCACTGGTTCCGTAATTGGGGTACCGGCGAAGTGCATAACAACGGCACCCATGAAATCGATATCTGTAGATGGGCCTTGGGGGTCGGACTACCGGACAGCGTTACTTCCTTCGGGGGTAAATATACCTACGATGACGATTGGGAATTTGTGGACAACCAGCAGCTGACCTTCAAATATCCGGATGATAAATTTATTACGTGGACGGGACACAGCCGGGGCGTTATTATGCCCGATCAACCAGGTAGGGGCTCCACCATTTATGGCAGTGAAGGCATTATTACCTTGGCGCGTGACGGATACCGACTTTATGATCTGGGCGGGAAACTGATCAAGGAAGAAAAAGAGAGTGGAAGCCAAAGTGCCGGTACGAATACCAGAGGAGGAGGCGGATTGGACGCAAACCATATCGGCAATTTTTTCGCGGCAATCCGGGAAGATAAATCCCTACACTCAGATATCCACGATGCCAGTGTAAGTACCATGCTCTGCCATTTGGGCAATATGGCCCAGGATGCGGGAGAAACCTTGCAGGTAGATGCAGCAACAGGAAAGGTGACGAACAACGATAAGGTAATGCAGGATTGGTGGAAGAGGGAGTACGCCGATGGTTGGGAGCCTTCCGTGTAA
- a CDS encoding sugar porter family MFS transporter, producing MNSKILRISMIAALAGFLFGFDTIVISGAEKKLQLLWGSSDWFHGTIVVGMALWGTVVGAIFGGIPTNKIGRRNTLIWIGILYSVSAIGSAFANDPIVFAAARFIGGLGVGASTVAAPAYISEIAPAKDRGRLVGFYQFMLVFGILMAFVSNALLSNVGENDWRWMVGVEAIPAIIYTLFVISVPKSPRWLLTKNRTEEARAILATINPQLSVEKLKADMEEGTDEHSSSENIFMKKYRFPLMLAFLIAFFNQFSGINAFLYYAPRIFEAAGLGESTALLSSIGIGVTNIIFTFAGIFLIDRLGRRQLMYIGSVGYIISLSLVAAAFIQGWQGMAVPIFFFLFIASHAIGQGAVIWVFISEVFPNHLRGSGQAFGSSTHWVLAAIIPSVIPFLFSVIGPGPVFAFFAFMMVLQLLFVRFLMPETKGVSLEELSKQFRGKGV from the coding sequence ATGAATTCCAAAATTCTGAGAATTTCTATGATTGCCGCCTTAGCGGGATTTTTGTTCGGTTTCGATACCATAGTCATATCGGGAGCAGAGAAAAAACTTCAGCTTTTGTGGGGCTCTTCCGATTGGTTCCACGGTACCATCGTAGTCGGCATGGCGCTTTGGGGCACCGTGGTCGGCGCAATTTTCGGCGGTATACCGACCAATAAAATCGGCAGACGAAACACTTTGATCTGGATCGGGATACTGTATTCGGTATCCGCCATCGGATCGGCCTTTGCCAATGATCCCATCGTATTTGCCGCCGCCCGCTTTATCGGGGGACTCGGGGTCGGCGCCTCGACCGTGGCGGCACCCGCCTATATATCGGAAATCGCCCCGGCAAAGGATCGGGGGCGTTTGGTCGGCTTCTATCAGTTTATGCTGGTTTTCGGAATCTTGATGGCCTTTGTGTCCAACGCCCTGTTGAGCAACGTTGGCGAAAACGACTGGCGCTGGATGGTCGGGGTCGAGGCCATTCCCGCCATCATCTACACCCTGTTCGTTATCTCGGTACCCAAAAGTCCCCGATGGCTGCTCACAAAGAATCGTACCGAGGAAGCCCGGGCCATCCTCGCCACGATCAATCCCCAACTGAGCGTAGAGAAGCTGAAGGCGGACATGGAAGAGGGCACGGACGAACACAGTAGCTCAGAGAACATTTTTATGAAAAAATACCGATTTCCACTGATGCTGGCCTTCCTTATCGCCTTCTTCAACCAATTTTCGGGTATTAATGCCTTTTTGTACTACGCCCCACGTATTTTCGAAGCGGCGGGTCTGGGGGAGAGCACTGCCCTCTTGAGCAGTATCGGTATCGGGGTCACCAATATCATTTTCACCTTTGCCGGCATCTTTTTAATCGACCGGTTGGGGCGCAGGCAGCTGATGTACATCGGCTCCGTAGGATACATCATATCGCTATCGCTGGTAGCCGCGGCGTTTATACAGGGATGGCAAGGTATGGCCGTCCCGATTTTCTTTTTTCTGTTCATCGCCTCCCACGCCATTGGCCAAGGTGCCGTTATATGGGTATTTATCTCCGAAGTGTTCCCCAATCATTTGAGGGGGTCGGGACAGGCTTTCGGAAGCTCGACCCACTGGGTGCTGGCGGCCATCATTCCATCGGTGATACCTTTTTTGTTCAGCGTAATAGGTCCCGGACCGGTATTCGCTTTCTTTGCCTTTATGATGGTGTTGCAATTGCTGTTTGTACGTTTCTTGATGCCGGAAACCAAGGGCGTATCCTTGGAAGAATTGAGCAAGCAGTTCCGGGGAAAGGGGGTTTGA
- a CDS encoding 3-deoxy-D-manno-octulosonic acid transferase produces MYAIYNLVVSISWFFLKILAVFNTKIKLFVAGRTVSFKKLRSSLSKDDQVIWMHVASLGEFEQGLPIIEGLRAEYPSRKILLTFFSPSGYEIKKNTPAVDVVVYLPMDTRKNASRFLDIARPELAIFVKYEIWPNYLRALEKRKVPTLLVSAIFKDEQIYFKGYGGYMRKALRRFDHYFVQDEASQKLLGSIEIKNVTISGDTRLDRVSEILDADNHLDFMRAFKKDRLCFVAGSTWSEGESILIDYINHAPKNLKYVLAPHTIRKDKILGLAGAITKKKVLYSNIREHSAGIFSNIDGQPVGDCDVLIVDTIGLLTKIYSYADIAYVGGGFATGLHNTLEPAVFGIPVIIGPHFKGFKEAEDLVARKGIYPVADQWAFDEFMKKLLDDPEFRKRTGKINAEYIAKNKGASAQIMTYIRKLP; encoded by the coding sequence GTGTACGCTATCTATAATCTGGTCGTCAGTATTTCGTGGTTCTTTCTTAAAATCCTGGCGGTTTTCAATACTAAAATCAAGCTTTTCGTAGCGGGACGAACCGTATCTTTCAAAAAACTTAGGTCAAGCCTCTCTAAAGACGATCAGGTTATCTGGATGCACGTGGCCTCGTTGGGGGAATTCGAACAGGGACTTCCGATCATCGAGGGCCTGCGTGCCGAATATCCGTCCCGCAAAATTCTGCTCACCTTTTTTTCCCCTTCGGGATACGAAATCAAAAAAAACACCCCGGCCGTCGACGTAGTCGTCTACCTTCCTATGGATACCCGGAAGAACGCATCCCGTTTTTTGGATATAGCACGGCCCGAGCTTGCCATTTTCGTCAAATATGAAATCTGGCCGAACTATCTTAGGGCCCTTGAAAAAAGGAAAGTCCCAACCCTTTTGGTTTCCGCCATTTTTAAGGACGAACAAATATATTTTAAGGGATACGGCGGTTATATGCGGAAGGCCCTGCGCCGCTTCGATCATTACTTTGTGCAGGATGAAGCCTCTCAAAAATTATTGGGATCCATCGAAATAAAAAACGTGACCATCAGTGGGGATACCCGCCTCGATAGGGTTTCGGAAATTTTGGACGCCGACAACCACCTCGACTTTATGCGGGCCTTTAAAAAGGATCGGCTCTGTTTTGTCGCCGGAAGCACCTGGTCCGAAGGGGAGTCCATTTTGATAGACTACATCAACCATGCCCCCAAGAACCTAAAGTACGTCTTGGCCCCACATACCATCAGAAAAGATAAGATATTGGGGCTTGCAGGCGCCATCACTAAGAAAAAGGTGCTCTACTCCAATATCCGCGAGCATTCCGCAGGGATCTTCTCGAACATCGACGGGCAACCCGTCGGAGATTGCGATGTTCTGATCGTAGATACCATCGGCCTGTTGACCAAAATTTACAGCTACGCCGATATCGCCTATGTTGGCGGAGGGTTCGCAACGGGGCTCCACAATACCCTCGAGCCTGCCGTTTTCGGGATCCCGGTAATCATCGGTCCGCATTTCAAGGGCTTTAAGGAAGCCGAGGACCTCGTGGCGCGCAAAGGAATCTACCCAGTGGCGGATCAGTGGGCGTTCGACGAATTCATGAAAAAACTGCTTGACGATCCGGAATTCCGGAAGAGAACGGGAAAGATCAATGCGGAATATATCGCTAAAAACAAGGGGGCCAGCGCTCAGATAATGACCTATATTCGTAAATTGCCATGA